The DNA region CAAAAAAATTGACACCTGCATCCAAACATAAATCCACCATTTTCGTTGCTTCTGCTACATCAGTGGAGCCCCAAGCTTTGAAAAAATCATTTCCACCACCAAATGTCGCTGTACCAAAACTTAACACAGGTACTTTCAATCCAGAATCGCCTAATTGTCTATATTCCATAACTATATGATTTTTTATAATTCAAAACTAACATGAATCTTGAGTTACTATGTTGTATATTTCCATTATTTACTTGTAAAATATTAACTCACAAATACACTTAATATTAAAATAAATATAATACCTAAAAGACCTATCAAGGACTCCATCATCGTCCATGAGCGGAATGTATCTTTAATTGACAAGCCTACATATTCTTTAAACATCCAAAAACCTGTATCGTTCAAATGCGAGCACATTAAACTACCAGCACCTATAGATAACACCATTAATTCTGGTGAAACATGTGACACTTGTAACATCGGTGCAACAATACCTGCAGCCGTCAATCCCGCAATCGTTGCCGAGCCTATAGCGATTCTAATGACAGTAGCGATCAACCAACCCAATATTAATGGAGAAACTGGCAAATCTTTTAAATAACCGACAATTGTCTTATCAATTCCGGTTGTGGCAAATATTTCCTTCATCGCACCTCCTGCCGCAATAATGAGCAAAATTGAAGCAATTGCTTGCAAACCACTACCAGCATAATTCATCAACAGACTGATTTTATTTTTTTGCAAAATACCCAATGTCAATATGGAAAAAAGTACGGAAATCAACATCGCATTGCCGGCATCTCCAACAAATTGAAAGAAATGAATAATACTCGGTGAAAAATCACTTTTGTTATTAAAAATTACAGATAAAGTCATCAAAATAACTGGACAAAGCGCCGTCAAAAAACTTATGCCAAAGCCTGGCAATTTTTCTTCCGGTAAATCCTTAGAATCAAACAATCCTTTTGGAGGATTAGCTGGAATATGTTTCAAAAATTTTGGAAATATTAATCCAACGACTCCTAAAGTGGGCATTGCAACTATCAATCCATACAATAAAGTCTTTCCTATGGGAGCATTGAATATTACCGCAATGGTTGTAGGACCTGGATGGGGCGGTAAAAAACCATGCGTAACAGACAACGGTGCCGCCATGGAAATAACCAATGGTGTTAATGGTAAATCTAATTGATGTACCATGGTAAATACCAATGGGATTAAAACAATAAAACCTGCATTGTAAAATAGTGCGATCCCAACCACCAAACTCGTAATTACAATAGCGACATTCGCATATTTTTTCCCAAATATTTTTATCAATCCACTACTGATTCTTTGTGTAGCACCAGTTTCTGTCAAAATACTTCCCAACATTACTCCACATCCCAATACCAAAATCAATGGTCCAATCGTATCTCCAATTCCCTTTGTAATGGTCAGCTGTATAGCGCTCAATGACATCCCATCAGCGACTCCAATACCTATGGCAGTAATCAGTAAGGCGAGAAATGGATGTAACTTAATAACTGTAATCAAAACAAGAAGAGTGAGGATAGAAACGAGAAAAAGAACCATTTAAAAATATTTTAAAGTAAAATTTATGTAATTGTTACTCAATTAATTTTTGAAACAACAATTTGGCATTAAATTTATGACTAAATTCGGAATATGGCAGATCTACACATTACGACTATTCAATCGGATTTAGTATGGGAAAACAAAAAAGCCAATCTTTCTAATTTTGAGAACAAATTTCAGCTTTTAGAATCTGGTGTACACGTTGTGATTTTACCAGAAATGTTTTCTACTGGATTTAGTATGGCTCCCGAACGTTTGGCAGAACCTATCTCAGGTCCAACCGTTGCTTGGATGGAAAAAATGGCGGCAAAATATAAAATTATTATCGCCGGCAGTATCATGATCGAAGAAAATGGACAATATTTTAACCGTTTGATCTGGATGCAGCCTAACAAAGTGCATTTTCATTATGACAAAAGGCATTTATTTGGATATGGTAAAGAGGATAAACATTACACTCCTGGTAATAAACGAGTGATCGTTTCTGTAAATGGCTGGCGTATATTATTGCAAGTATGTTACGATCTTAGATTTCCTGTTTGGGCAAGACAAGGCTCTGAGACTAAAGGATCATTTGAATACGATGCCATTTTGTATGTCGCTAATTGGCCAGAAAAAAGAAGATTGGCTTGGACGACTTTATTGCAAGCAAGAGCAATTGAAAATCAAAGCTATGTCATCGGCGTCAATCGTATAGGCGATGACGGTAATCATATTTATCACTCAGGAGATAGCCGGATCATCGACCCATTAGGAACGATTTATTATCAGGCAGAAAATCAAGAAGAAATGAAGAAATTCGTATTAGAGAAGGAAAAATTAGACGCAATTAGAAGCCGATTTCCTTTTGCAAAAGATGCAGACGATTTTCAAATTAGATAAAATCGTCTTTTTTGATTTGATAAATAAAATTGAAAGAAGGATTTTCACCGAAATAGGCAATTTGTTCTTCTTTCAATTTTATGCCTCCAATTCTTTCCACTGCTTTTTGAGAGCGAAAATTCGTTGCACCTACATGCAGATATACTTTGTCCACATATTGAAATATATAATCTAACATCAATTTTTTCACTTTAGAATTGATGCCCTTGCCCCAGCAATCTCTTTTATAAAAAGTATAACCAATTAAAATAGAATTTTCAATTGCATCAAAATCATAATAGCGCGAACTGCCAATTATTGTATTTGTCTCCGTATCAATAATGGCAAATGCGCCTTTACTTTGAATAGCTCCATCAAAGAATGATTGAAAAACTTCTCGTTTGTATCGGTCTTTATTGGGATGTTGCTCCCAAACGAGAGGATCAGAAGCCGCCAAATATAATTCTTCGAAATCATCTATTTCCAAAGGACGAAGTAAAATTTTATCTATTTGTAATGTCGGTTGTAGATTCATTGTTTAAGTAATTCTTTAGGAACGCTTACCAATAACCAATCCTAGTGTACCACCAATTTGGGGCGTCCCATTTTTTAAAAAAATGATCAATTTTGCCTCACCAGATTGCGTAACCTTTCTCTGATACGTCGAAAAAAGACGATTGATATCTGAAACAAATGTAGAAGATAAAATAATTGATTTAATCTTTTCTGAATGATTTAATTCGCTTAGTTTTCTATTAAATTTTTTCTGATAGATGGAATCCAATTCCGCATAAAGACCATTTATTAATGCAAGATTTACGTCTATATATTGTAATGAATCAAATGATTGTTTTGTAGCAATTTTACGCGTTAGAAAAGTAATGTCTTGAAAAAAGTCATTATAGTTTAATTGACTTATTTTTGATTCAATGCCATTATTAATTGGCTTATCCATTCCGATTACTGCGGAATTATTGGCAACTAGACCAATAGGTTTGTTTATATTCCACATTATATTTTTTATATGGGAAAGATTTTCTTTGGGAGCAATCGTTTTATAGTTCACAATAGAAGTATCTCCATGAATAATTATTCCATAATTCACTACATCCAGGAATTTTTCATGGAGATTACTTTCTATTTCACATAAGGTCGTATCGCTCTCATTTTGTACATTATTATTTGAATTATGACAATTGCAATGCAATAAAAGGATTTGTATCCAGCCCAATCGGAACAAAAATCTCATAGAAATAACCCGTTGTGCATTTAGGGAAAAATCAAGAAAAAGATGGTTCATTTTTCAACAAAAGGTTGTATATTTAATTGATTATCATTATATTAAATACAATGAACCATCTCATTCAAAACTACGAAATAATTCTTAAAACCTTAGCGTCTTTTCCAATCAACTACCAGCCCTATTTGCAGATTCGCCATCCTAAACTATCGAATATGGAATGCATCGCATTAGCATTAACGGCAGAGTTTATGAGTATAGACTCTGAAAATCCATTGTTTAGGATGTTAAAAGGCACAATTTTAGAGTTTAAAATTGATAGATCCGTATTCAATAGAAGAAGAAAGATGTTATTTGCTTTGACAGAACAAGTCTGCCAGCACATTGCGGGTGTACTCAATGACGGTGAGTGTTTTTTTGTTGTAGACAGTATGCCCTTGAATATTTGCAAAATGTCGAGGGTTGGTCGTTCAACGATTTGCAAAGAAGAATTCGAAACTGCTCTATCCAAAGGTTTCTGAGCTTCACAGAATCGTTGGTTTTACGGATACAAGATCCATTCTATCATTTCTGCCGGCAGTGTAGTACAACATTTTGATATGACTTGTGGTGCGGTACATGATGTTCATTTTTTGAAGGATGTACAAGCAGAAATGCAAGACTGTACTATCATTGGTGACAAAGGATACATTACTAATACTCAACAACTGGATCTGTTTAGACAGGTGAACATTCAGTTGGAAGTACCCATGAGAACCAACCAACACAACTATAATACTCAGCCGCATATCATCAGAAAAACTAGGAAAAGAATCGAAACTTTTTTCTCTCAACAATGTGGACAGTTTATGATTCAAAGAAATTTCGCTAAATCTTTTAATGGATTCAAAACTAGAATACTGAACAAAATAACCGCCACTACTATCATACAATTCTTAAACAAAACCGTTTTTAAGCGAAATCTAAACAATCTAAAAATTAATATTACCTAAATGCACAATGGGTAGAAATAATAAATTTTTACAATAGTAAAATAACAAAAAAGGTGATGCAATTGCATCACCTTTTCCATAATATCCAAAAATACATCTTATCCGTTCATACTAGCCAAAAACTCTTCGTTATTTTTGGTTCCGCGCATTTTACGTAAAAGATCATTCATGGCTTCTTCAGTTTTCATATCACTTAAATAAACGCGTAAAACATTCATTCTAGTCAATACTTCACGGTCTAACAATAAATCATCTCTACGAGTAGAAGAGGAAACTAAATCAATTGCTGGATAGATACGTTTATTAGCCAAACGACGATCCAAAGCTAATTCCATATTACCAGTTCCTTTGAATTCTTCGAAGATCACTTCGTCCATTTTAGAACCAGTATCAATTAATGCAGTAGCTAAAATCGTTAATGAACCACCATTTTCAATCTTACGCGCTGCGCCAAAGAATTGTTTAGGTTTTTGCATCGCATTGGCTTCCACACCACCTGATAATACTTTACCAGAAGCTGGAGCTACAGTGTTGTGTGCACGTGCCAAACGTGTAATACTATCCAAAAGGATAACAACATCATGACCACATTCCACCAAACGTTTTGCTTTTTGTAAAGCAATCGCAGACACTTTAACATGCTTATCTGCAGGCTCGTCAAATGTAGAAGCAATTACTTCTGCTTTTACGCTACGTTCCATATCGGTAACTTCCTCTGGACGTTCATCGATCAACACCACCATCAAATAACATTCTGGATGATTGGTAGCGATTGCATTTGCAACTTCTTTTAACAAAACG from Rhizosphaericola mali includes:
- a CDS encoding amidohydrolase encodes the protein MADLHITTIQSDLVWENKKANLSNFENKFQLLESGVHVVILPEMFSTGFSMAPERLAEPISGPTVAWMEKMAAKYKIIIAGSIMIEENGQYFNRLIWMQPNKVHFHYDKRHLFGYGKEDKHYTPGNKRVIVSVNGWRILLQVCYDLRFPVWARQGSETKGSFEYDAILYVANWPEKRRLAWTTLLQARAIENQSYVIGVNRIGDDGNHIYHSGDSRIIDPLGTIYYQAENQEEMKKFVLEKEKLDAIRSRFPFAKDADDFQIR
- a CDS encoding GNAT family N-acetyltransferase translates to MNLQPTLQIDKILLRPLEIDDFEELYLAASDPLVWEQHPNKDRYKREVFQSFFDGAIQSKGAFAIIDTETNTIIGSSRYYDFDAIENSILIGYTFYKRDCWGKGINSKVKKLMLDYIFQYVDKVYLHVGATNFRSQKAVERIGGIKLKEEQIAYFGENPSFNFIYQIKKDDFI
- a CDS encoding gluconate:H+ symporter, producing the protein MVLFLVSILTLLVLITVIKLHPFLALLITAIGIGVADGMSLSAIQLTITKGIGDTIGPLILVLGCGVMLGSILTETGATQRISSGLIKIFGKKYANVAIVITSLVVGIALFYNAGFIVLIPLVFTMVHQLDLPLTPLVISMAAPLSVTHGFLPPHPGPTTIAVIFNAPIGKTLLYGLIVAMPTLGVVGLIFPKFLKHIPANPPKGLFDSKDLPEEKLPGFGISFLTALCPVILMTLSVIFNNKSDFSPSIIHFFQFVGDAGNAMLISVLFSILTLGILQKNKISLLMNYAGSGLQAIASILLIIAAGGAMKEIFATTGIDKTIVGYLKDLPVSPLILGWLIATVIRIAIGSATIAGLTAAGIVAPMLQVSHVSPELMVLSIGAGSLMCSHLNDTGFWMFKEYVGLSIKDTFRSWTMMESLIGLLGIIFILILSVFVS